The Coffea arabica cultivar ET-39 chromosome 6e, Coffea Arabica ET-39 HiFi, whole genome shotgun sequence genome contains the following window.
CCATAATTATATATTGCACTCTATCCCAGGTGGGCTGATCGAGCAGCTGTATTGACTGATGATGACATTGATGAATCGAACCACCCAAAACTATGGAGAATATCAACAGTACATAGAATTGAAGAGCTGAAATCAGTAATTCGAGTTTTGCCTATTTGGGGAGCCGGGATATTACTAGTTACTTCCCACTCACATCTCGGCAGCTTCACCATCCAACAAGCTCGTAGCATGAACCGTCATCTATCCCACTCCTTTGAGATTCCTCCAGCAAGCCTGTCCATCTTCAGTATCATTACTGTGCTAGTTGGTCTTGGTTTATATGAGCGCCTTTTTGTCCCATTTGCTCGTCGATTTACAGAGAATCCTGCGGGGATCACATGCCTACAACGTATGGGAATTGGATTCACGATCAACATCCTTGCTACTATTGTTTCAGCTCTGGTTGAAATGAAGCGAAAGGCTGTGGCAGCAGATCATAATCTCTTAGACAAGCCAACTGCTACTATACCAATAAGTGTCTTTTGGTTGCTTCCACAGTTTTGCCTCCATGGAATTGCAGAGGTTTTCCATTCTGTTGGGCACTTGGAATTTCTTTATGATCAGTCCCCTGAGAGCATGAGAAGCACAATGGTTGCACTATACTCCCTGGCAGCATCATTTGGAAATTATATTGGAACATTTGTGGTTTCAACAGTTCACAAGTATACTGGTATAGAGAGAAATTGGCTACCTGATAGGAATCTCAACAGGGGAAGGTTGGAGAATTATTATTGGCTGGTTACAGGAATACAAGTAGTTAATCTCATATACTATCTCATATGTGCTTGGTGCTATACCTATAAACCATTGGAAGAATTGATTGAAAGCAGTGAAGATATTGATATGGAGCTAGCAAACGATAAGACATCAACACAGGATTCTAAGGTGATTACTAGAGAAACAGAATTAGCAATACAGCAAACATCTTAGGACGGGTTGTATCAATAACTAGTTAGATGTATTTGGTGGAAGCATCAATTACTTGTATGGCTCTGCATTGTACATTTTAGTTCAATCAGTGTAGTTCTTATAAAATGATTCCATCAATTTGCCATAACTAAGATTACTGAAATAGAATCTCTGAAAAAACTGTTTCAGCTAGGCTGTTCTTTGATAGAGTTTCTAATTTCCTTTTAAGTGTTGGGATCTTTCCTTTTGCGAGTTGAGAGAAGGTGCGTATTGTATTCGCGTCACAAAATTCTGATAATTAATTCGTTACAACTTTCAGATGTAAATAATGTACATTATTTAAGGCCATGTTCGGTTAGGAGTTTTGTGTTAACCATTCAATATTTATCACTTGTCTGATATCATCTACATCATGTATCGTATAGTTGTTTGTTATACTTTGTACTTATTTTATAGATCTTACCCATTGTACTCATTTATAGTGTAAATAAAGATGACAACAACCTTCAGAGTGAGCACATTTCTTCTTCATGGTATCACGAGCATTGCCAGTTCCTtggctttttttattttctttttctttcatcaaGAGTTCTCTTATTAAAGATAGTTCAATCTCTCAGTCTACTAaatcatttcttccttctcaagtTCCACAGATCTCCACCATAAAGAACTCCACTTCTCTTGAATTAACCTTCATGAATTTTCTTACTTGGAAGCGTCTTGTTACTACATTTCTGAAAAGCCAAAAGATGTTTGGTATTGTTGATGGATAAAGTCTTTGTCCAAATTCATCAATGATTCATATGATCTCTGGGTTCAATGTGACACAACTGTACATAGTTGGATTGATCCTACATTTTCTCTTAATGTTCTTGAAACACTTCTTAATCATGGGTGTGAAAGTGCATGCATATACTGCATGGAACACTTTGGAACGTCTCTTTCTTGATCATGATGCATCCACTATGATGgatttgaaacataaatttCAAAGCTTCACTAAAGGTGACCTAAAAGTGGAAGACTGTCTTCAACAGTTACACTTATTGGCTTGTTCCTTCATAACTGTCGGAAATTCAGTAAGTTATCTGATGATTAGTTATTCAAACTCTTCAAGAACTTATATATCACAAAATCCTGTGTTCCACTCACGAACAATGCATATTGCACTGCATTATCACTTTGTATATGCAAAAATTGCTCTAGACTATCTTCAGGTCTCTGATATTCCTATTACTCGACAACTTGTTGATATCCTTGCTAAAAACTTCCAGCTGATTAATTTCATGAACTTGCTCTAACAAAAACAACTCGAACGTGGCTTTTGGTTATTTGTTTTCAATTTGCTTAATGTTCGAGCATGTTTGGCTTTATGTTGACAAGGGAATACTCAGTGCATGGAATTATGCTTTCAATCTTGGAATGACATAGATGAAGTTGATTTTATCATTGTATTTTAAATTCTGTGCATGCTGTAGAAAACTTACAGTTGTGTGTGTTGTGTTTGACCTTTTCAAGTTATTGGGGATGACAAAAGGATCGTGCGCCCTACAATTGCCGGTACAGATATTAATAGAAGAAATGTGGATACAaataataaatattaaaaacaCCAGAGACTCGTATGTTAGGTGTGGTTAACTGTTTTGTTGAATGGACTGTACAATTGCTGACCAATTGCTCGGTGCATCCATGGAGAAGATGTGTGtaagttcattttttttgtcaacccACAACATCtacaatatttttattttaatttatattacaAGAGAGTTTTAGTGTCTAACTGAATCAATAGAAATTAGAAGTAAAGCAACCTATTTTCAAACTAAAAGGGTACATTACTACTCACTCTCTACCTCCAGATTTTACTGCAAATGTAAAAAATTAAACGTCGACAGTTTTTAATGAGTACCAAATTTTGTCATGTTTTTACACGGTAGTGTTTTAATATCTGCATTTGTTAAATTAATGCATATATGAGATGGTATTACAGTATTGTCAAAATGGGTATCTGCTTTGGATCCCCCTCCCCCCTAAAATAATTAGCGACCATATTAGCTTGAGCGACAtcctttcttttcatatgaTAAGCTGCAAGATTAGCTTGAGTAATAGCAAGGGGACCAAAATAAGACCAGCTAAATGTGAAAATTacagaattggggtttttcCCTTTATGTGTCATGATCCCTTCTGTCTTATCGGCCCTAATGAACACAGAAGTCAAGAATTCCCACTTAGCAGCCTAGGTGACAGAAGGAGGGAGTGAAGTGGATCAGCCTCATACCtgaattcaaaacaagtgagagACAATTATTTACCAAATTTTAGGCTAGCAGCATAATTTTTTCCTTAAAATACAATGACATGGTTAAATTAACTTTAGAATAGAAATGTGTGCAATCCTAAATTTGGAAAAATGGTTACCCCTAACAATTGTTCTTGCCTTGTACCATGAGCGTAAATGAAGATATTAGGTGGTAAATGCAAATTTCTCTTCTTGCATGTGGTGGTAGGGGCAGAAAAAGAGAAGGATTGCAAGAATGCATGAGACCTTGATTCTAAGGCCTACCAGTGCATGTATTGGTAGGTCGTGTCATGGTTACAAGCATAGTTTGCCGTGCTATTCTCACAAGGATCCACAACTTGAAAAAGCCACAAAGGGGATTAAAAGGTTGATTTTTCCTAGGATGACAATTGATACATTCCCAAACAACAAAAGACATTCTTAATTTCCTTTTAAAGCTAAAATCATTAACTACTAACAAGTGGGCCGTGTCTCTTTgtgcttttcttcttcttcttttttaataaaaaaaaggttTGAATAAGTTTGGTTTGATTATCAGCACAAATCAGGCATGTACTAGATCATAGATCGCTTATAGGGGTGCTTATAAATTATTCATCAACATAGTTTTCGCATCGATAGCAGAATTCAAATATCGACAGTAAGATTCAAATACATATAATCTTTTATGAGGGAGTAAAGGGCCTCTACAATTGCCATTGTGGAGTCTGGTTTGTGACCTAGATATGGTCATGCTCAATTAGCTCAACCTCAACTATTCgtataaatatttaaaagaaaattttcttttcaaaattcacAGCTTGGATTTAAGCCACGTTTAAATCACCTTTATTTGGGCATGAATTGTTCTCTATTATTGGCAAATCACCAGCAATTAATGATACTGGATTGGAGTTGCTACCCTCAAAATAAGTCAACAAAATTCCAAGATCCAACATGTATTGTATACGTACTTTAATCCCTTGATACTTTCAATTTCCTGCAGACAATACTTCAGATATACATAATATTTCCTACACATCCGACAGCTTAAATTTAGAATGTACCACCAAAACCATATCCAATAAAAGGATATCATGAACACCTATAGTACCATTTCCAACTTAAATCACACATGCAACTTTTTCAAGCCGATTTATTCAGTCACAATTGATCATTTCCTAATGTGTATTTCCTCTACAGAGTAAATCGTACCCAATGCTCATAATCAAAACTCTGATAATattaaaaatcatgaaaatattttatttcctttaatcctgtatttttttttatctcatttcAATACTTAAAATCCCTAATATCTCCAACACTATTTCACATACTTTTAGATCATATGACCTGAGCTCTGGTACTGCTAAAAAGTCAAAGCAATCTCTTATTTCTTTTGATCTGGTTTTCCATttcctttcaattttcaaaatcaTTAATATCCAAACATCATTTCTCACACTTCCAGATCAtaaaacctaaactctgataccactaaAAATATCACGCCCCGAGCCCGCACACGCCCGTCACGTGGCATCCGCTGTATCCTCAAGTATCGTTCAAGAATATAAGGCAACATCATACTATACTAAACtttaaaagtactaaataatATAACTAGGTAAAGTGCGGTACAAATGTCTAAAAAGGTAATCTACGAATATCCAATAAGTTCGTACAATTATCCTCAAATCGAAACAACAGAAACGGATGTAAATAAACTAACAACTAGAAGTAGCTAGCCTGCCAACTTCTATTCATTTAAAGCTAATAAAAGTCGTCCTCAGGGtcttctacgtaaaccaactCATATTCTTCAAAATCTGCAAGGATGGTAAAAAGTGGGTTGAGCGACACTCGCTCAGTAGGTAATATCCACTCCTCTGTTGGACCATGCACTCATAACTTTAtagatacatatatatagatataaatCAAAATCATTGGCACATCGTTCACATCCGTAAACATGAAAGCAACATTGTTTGTAAAACAATCAGGAGTAACGAGTGACAAGTAATTTAAAAGCATCTTATTAATAACTAtacatgaaaaatcataaaatcataaAACATTTCGTAACAATTCATAAGTCTCTTCATATCAGTTTGTAAATCATTTCATATCATCTCATAACTCATTTCATATTAGCTCATAACAAGTATATGTAATGATCGGCTACTAAGCACTCAACCTAGAGATTAAACCCCTTCTAGGTGGGCGATCAATAGGTTTCATGACTACTGATTGGTCTCATTTCATACATTGGTCAATGGGTCGGATTTTATACCAGACTACCATGACCTTGTCAATCGGTCGGACTTTATATCAGGCTACCATGACTttgtcaatcggccggactctATACCAGGTTACCATGATCTTGTCAATCGGTCGAACTTTATACCAGACTACTATGACGATTAGACAGGACTATAGCCCCTACTGTCTATTCCATGACCATTTTGAGTTTTACttgtcaaaaattcatttcatatgTCACATATATAGATCTTTGATTTCATAAAAGATTTAGCTCGTTTGGTATACAATAATGtatcaaaatatttcaaataagtcacatggtccaTTTTTGTATAGGAAAATATAACTTTCATAAATATTCAAACAAAGCATTTAATCAAATACATTCCTTGTCCACGCAACAAAATagtattaaaaacaaaaaaaaaattcattttgcacatttgaaatctcagaagggtaagtaccacATACCTCAAACTCCTCTCTTGAAGAGATTCTTAATGCGCCCTTAAACTTGTTTCAAACCTATAGTCAATAACATATATACCTTAATTAGTTCTCATGTCTTACTCTCAAAAGCacttatttctttctttagtAACCCTATAAAATATGTTTCGACTTTCTATAAAATATACTTGAATAgcttcctaaaaaaaaaaagaatgtttgCCCCTTCTcgaaaattttctgatttataaggttttcctttatagaaaattttctttctgTTTAGCCCTGAGTTAAGTCCATCCATTAAAGAGTCTTGTTTATTGGGTTTACAATTTGATTAGGCTCTTAAAAGCGTCATTGGTTCATTTAGTCAAACCTGATTCTTGTAAAATAAATTCTTAGGGATGTCTAGTTAAAATTGGGCCATTGTTATAAATTTGGACTTATCTTTACATTATTGTTTTCGATTAAACTTTGCACCTTTTGTAAAGACTTGGAAttattcaaagaaaagaaatgatttaGTTAATATTCATTCCTATTATCAAACCTCAGGCCATACTTAATTGTACCAAACTTTAGAAGCTATTCTGTAATTTACCCAAAGAAAACAGTAAACTTTGAAAACTAAAACCAATTCTACAATGTTCTCCTTCCTCCCATCAACTTCTATGATTAATGACCCACCGCCGAGCTGTGATTCAATCATGAGCAGGCCAAAGAAATTTAGTCATGTTTTAGGCGGTTTATCAAAGatggtttcttcttcttcttcttccatttttttttccttatccaTGCTTCTATTCTTCGTCAATCCTccagctcttttttttttcccctcaaaGTTACAATTCCAATAGTCATCATCATGAACAGTCAAATTAAAAGCCGTTAACCATGCGTAGCCAAATTTACAAGATTTTGTAGTCCGTGTGGTCTTATCTATGCTTTGAACTTGCTGATCGAATATGTTAGTAGTTCCACTACTTCGGTCAAACATCCTAgcctctctcttcttttcttttagaCAGAAAAAGCGAAGTAAAATCCACTGGTTATACTTAACTTGTCCAAACCCGAGGCCTGACTTGAGTAAATGTTAAgccttaaaatttttgaatcttACTGTCGATATTTGAATTCTGCTATCGATGCGAAAACTATGTTGATGAATAATTTATAAGCACCCCTATAAGCGATCTATGATCTAGTACATGCCTGATTTGTGGTGATAATCAAACCAAACTTATTCAaaccttttttttattaaaaaaaaaagaagaagaaaagcacAAAGAGACACTGCCCACTTGTTAGTAGTTAATGATTTTAGCTTTAAAAGGAAATTAAGAATGTCTTTTGTTGTTTGGGAATGTATCAATTGTCATCCTAGGAAAAATCAACCTTTTAATCCCCTTTGTGGCTTTTTCAAGTTGTGGATCCTTGTGAGAATAGCACGGCAAACTATGCTTGTAACCATGACACGACCTACCAATACATGCACTGGTAGGCCTTAGAATCAAGGTCTCATGCATTCTTGCAATCCTTCTCTTTTTCTGCCCCTACCACCCCATTTAAGAAGAGAAATTTGCATTTACCACCTAATATCTTTATTTACTCTCATGGCACAAGGCAAGAACAATTGTTAGGGGTAACCATTTTTCCAAATTTAGGATTGCACACATTTCTATTCTAAAGTTAATTTAACCATGTCATTGTATTTTAAGGAAAAAATTATGCTGCTAGCCTAAAATTTGGTAAATAAATGTctctcacttgttttgaattgaGGTACGAGGCTAATCCACTTCACTCCCTCCTTCTGTCACCTAGACTGCTAAGTGGGAATTCTTGACTTCTGAGTTCATTAGGGCCGATGAGACAGAAGGGATCATGCGAAGTTCCAACGAATCATGACACATAAAGGGAAAAACCCCAATTCTACATTTAGCTGGTCTTATTTTGGTCCCCTTGCTATTACTCAAGCTAATCTTGCAGCTTATCAAACGAAAAGAAAGGATGTCACTCAAGCTAATATGGTAGCTAATTATTTTAGGGGGGAGGGGGGATCCAATGCAGTTACCAATTTTGACAATGCCGGTCCGTAATACCATCTCATGTATGCATTAATTTAACAAATGCAGATATTAAAACACTACCATGTAAAAACATGACAAAATTTGGTACTCATTAAAAAACTGTCGAGGTTTAATTTTTTGCATTTACAGTAAAATTTAGAGGTAAATGGTGAGTAGTAATGTACCTTTTTAGTCTAAAAGTAGGTTTCTCTGCATCTTATTTCTATTGATCCAGTTAAACACTTAAACTCTCTTATAATATAAATTAGAATAAAAATATTGTAGATATTGtcgattgacaaaaaaaatcaacttaAACACATCTTCACCATGGATGCACCGAGCAATTGGTCTGCAATCGTATAGTCCATTCAACAAAACAGTTAGCCACATCTAACATACGAGTCTCTTGTGTTTGTATCCCTTTATCATTTGTATTTCTCTATTCCTTCAAAATGTGTGAGCGAATAAATTTACAGAATTGATAGGTGAGGGGACCGAAACTGCAATTTGCCCATAAGTAGAAGCAATCATCATAACCAGAGAAAACCACCTTTGACTGAAGTTAATGGAAAGTACACTAGCGTAACTAACTGCTGCTCACAGCTATTAAATGGAGGTGTGCCAGAAAGGCAGCAGCTCCACTTCCCATTTCCACCTCAAAACCTCAAATCAAAACAAAGCAGTAGT
Protein-coding sequences here:
- the LOC113696018 gene encoding protein NRT1/ PTR FAMILY 3.1-like; protein product: IMAANEACDKFAATGFHANMITYLTKELNLPLVKASNTLTNFGGTSSFTPLIGALIADSFAGRFWTIIVASIIYELGMVCITTSAVLPQLHPPPCPTQQNCKEASNTQLWVLYIALLLTSLGTGGIRPCVVTFAADQFDMSKFAAASRSWNFFNWYYFCMGMATLLALTVVVYIQDNVGWGWGLGIPTIAMALSIVAFVVGAPLYKKVQPGGSPLIRLAQVIVAALKKRNIVAPNDPSQLYENKELDATISSNGKLVHTNQFRWADRAAVLTDDDIDESNHPKLWRISTVHRIEELKSVIRVLPIWGAGILLVTSHSHLGSFTIQQARSMNRHLSHSFEIPPASLSIFSIITVLVGLGLYERLFVPFARRFTENPAGITCLQRMGIGFTINILATIVSALVEMKRKAVAADHNLLDKPTATIPISVFWLLPQFCLHGIAEVFHSVGHLEFLYDQSPESMRSTMVALYSLAASFGNYIGTFVVSTVHKYTGIERNWLPDRNLNRGRLENYYWLVTGIQVVNLIYYLICAWCYTYKPLEELIESSEDIDMELANDKTSTQDSKVITRETELAIQQTS